The genomic interval TGGTACACTGGGCTATGCGTTCTTGGAAAACTGGAGCCTTTTGGATGGGCTCTACATGGCGTTCATTACGTTGACAACCATTGGGTACACCGAAGTTCATGATCTATCACATACGGGGCGAATCTTTACCATTGTTTTTGGACTCGTTGGAATAGGCGCGGCTGGTGTTGTATCATACAGGTCGGCAAGACTGCTCATTGCTGGAACTGTCATTCGGAAGCGGCGCCGAATGTATAAAATTAGACACATGAACGATCATTATATCATCTGTGGATACGGGCGTGTTGGACGGGATCTCACCAACGCTCTATTGCGAGCCAAGAAAACTCTTGTCGTGCTAGATAAAGACGAAAGTATCACCGAACACTTGAATGAAAACGGGATCTATGCCGTCGCTGGCGATGCAGCTCATGATAGCGCATTACTGGCGGCAGGAATCGAAAATGCAAAAGGTCTCATCACACTTCTTCCTGATGATGCCCAAAATGTATATGTGACCCTCGTTGCGCGCGAAAAGAATCCAGAGCTATTTATCCTGGCACGGGCATCTAATGCCGTGAATCGACAACGAATCCTACAGGCCGGAGCTTCGCAGGTCATCTCACCGGTGCAGGTTGGAGCCGAGCGAATGGCTCAGGTTATTCTACGCCCTCATGTTGACCAGTTTATGTCTCAGGTTCTACAGGCAGAGGACTTGGGACTGGGCATGGAACAGGTGGTCGTACAGGCAGGCTCAAAGCTTGCCGGAAAGACGCTCAGGCAGGTGGATTTTCGACAATCATGGGAAACGATTGTCATTGCAATTATCAAAAAGTCTGACCAGAAAATGCATTTCTACCCAAAGCCCGATGATCTGATTGAGCAAGAAGATATTCTAATCGTGCTGGGAAGCATCGGAATGATTGAACGGCTTGCAAACGAAGGTTGTAAACCCCAGGGCCAACTTTCACGTAAGAAAGGATAACGTTTATTTCAGCGACTCACATGCGCTTGCTTTGCTTACTTTGGATCTCGTTCTTGGCTCCTCTGGCATACGCCCAAGGTGGGGGCTACATTGATCAGGATGCCGTTGCAGACCTACTTGACCTGCGTTTTGAAAGCCTTGATCATGTTCCAGAAGTTTTTTACAAGTATCACGTCATGGAAAATGAGCGTGGTAACAGCGCCCTCGCTCGAAACGCATTCTATCGGATCATTGGCGATGGAGACACCCGACTAGGGAGCCACCGGTCCATGGTTGTCGAAATGATTAACCGCCGACTGATGCAAACCTACTCTGTTGGCGATACCATCATCTATCCCACAGAGTTCGAGTTGGACTTCAGGGCTTATTCCCCATTCCCACGCTATTACCCCGGGGGAAGAGAGTTCGATAAACTCTTCATCATGGACAAGACAATCCAGGCTTTTGCTGCGTATGAATATGGGCAATTGATGCGTTGGGGGATCATGAATACCGGCGATCCCCATGAAACCCCGACCCCTTACGGTCGCTACAATTTCAATTGGCGTGAAGAATATCGTGTATCGTCGGAAAGCCCCGAAGACGAGCCCTGGGAGATGTATTGGGTGATGAATTTTCATCAGTCCAAGGGCATGCATGTCCATCAATATGAAATGCCTACGGGTGGCCCACTAAGCCACGGGTGTGTCCGCCTGGTTGATGCCGATGCCAGATGGGTTTATCACTGGGGAGACACGTGGCAAACGACAAGCAAATCAGATGGGATCGCATCCGTGGGAGCGAAAATTCTGAAACAGGGAACCACGGTACTGGTCATTGGACAAGAGCCAGAAGGTAAGCCACAACTGTTTGACTTTGGCCGCCGCTATCCGGTCCTGAAGCGTGTCCAGCTGCCTGCACACCCGTACGACGTGCCACCTGGAACCCCGCAACAGGTTATGTTTGACAAAATTCGTAAATCCTAGCGCTTCCAAAAGCTACTGGATTGCACGAAACATTCTGTTGCCGCGGATCTGACCGATCAGGAATGGGCTCCCCTGGCTATTCCATGAGAAATAGACCGCGACCGCACGACCCACAACATGATCCATGGGGACGAATCCCCAGAAGCGGCTGTCCTCCGAATTGTCCCGGTTATCTCCCATGACGAAATAGTAATCTTGACTGAACGTGTAGGTATCCCGCACTTGGCCGTTAATGAGAATACGGTCTCCGTCCATGGACGCGGACTGCCCCTCATAATCGGTGATCACCGTTTGGTAGGCTGACCAATTTTCAGCGGTCAGATTCACCGTCATATCCTTTCCCGGAATAACCATTGGCGCAAAATTATCCGTGGAATTGTTTGCGTCCGCGGGATAGAGAGAAATACCCTGATTGGGACGCGCCCCCCGAATCACCGGGCGAACCTCCGTTACATAATCCCAATCAGCAACCGCTTCTGCTGCCGCATCCGTAGCCTGAATACGCTCTATTGTTGGATTCATCGTGGGGAATGCTTCCGAAATTCCTAATTCCCTCAACCGAGCACTGGGAAGCCGGACACGGGGATCCTCCTTGTAGACAAACCAGAGGTGCTGCATGGTATCTTTGAAAGGTTCTCTCGTCTCCTTAAAGAACAGGGTATCACTGTTTACATGCACGATCTTGTCAACGATTGAAAGTGTATCCCCCGGCATGCCAATGATCCGTTTTATGTAGTACGTCTTTCTGTCAATCGGCTTTCCCTCGTCGACCGGCCAGTTGAAGACAACGGTGTCAAAGCGCTTTGGAGAGGTGAACCCAGGGAACCTAGTCCAAGGAAGTTCAAGTCCACGCAGATAGATCGGCGTAAAGGGAATCCCCAGCGTTATGGGTGATCTCATACCGTAGTGAATCTTGGACACGACGATATAATCTCCAACCAATAGACTTTTTTCCATGGAAGGGGTGGGAATCCGGAACAGATCAAAGAAAACCGCCCTCAGAATGACCATAAAGATGATCGCGAATACGATGGCATCCAGCCACTCACGGATCGGTCCCTTTTTCTTCTTTTCCGCGGGCGCGCCGCGACGTTGAGCCCGCTCTGCTGCGCGTTGTTTCCGCCGCTGCTTCTTCTCAGATGATTCTGACATAAGCTATTTTTCTTTGATCATTGACCCTGCAATAAACGTTGATCCGGCCTCCCAGGTTTAAGGTCCGGCTCGGGAATTTCACGAGTAAAATACTCTGTACCGTTGAATCCCGTTAAATACCACTTCTCCACAAGTCGGTGATAATAGTAATCTACGTAGGGTATCGGTTCGCTTCGGCGTATCGCCGCACCCAGAAGCGAACGCCGCATACGATAGAGAAGCGAACGAAACCGATGATCTGTGGCCACAATGACTCCACGATCAAAGGGGCCCCCCACATCCATGACGATCATTGGAATTGAATCATTGACGACAAACCAATACTCAAACTGGCTGTAATCGTCCCTGGGGAAACGATCCTCCTGTTTTATTTCCACAACCGTTTGTGTTGGTGAGCCAAAATACGCCTCCAAATGAGCTCGTATTTCGGGGGTATCCACTGTATCCATCGGCGTAAAGAAATTGTTGCCCAGATAGGACCACTGCACATCTTCGAATTGCGCCAGCCCATGCGGTTGATCTGCCAGGGAAAGAACCTCCCACGTGTGAATTTCGCCTCTAAATACGGGCGGTGGCACTTTCTCCCGCAGTCCCATCGTTTCTGCAATCCAATCCAAAAGGGAATCACTGGCTACCTGGGATCGGGACAGACCAAGGGGGAGGACATACTCTCCATTCGACTCAATGTATGCCCGATAAAGCATCTGCGATCTTGCCTCAGCATAAACGAGACCCAACTGATCCCACGTAATCCGCCTACTTTGCGCATAGGCATGTGATACGTAGGCAAAGAGGATCAGTACGACGAAGATGCTGCGCCTCATTGCATCAATTTTCCATTGAGAGTACAGCCAGAAATGCTTCTTGCGGCACCTCAACACTGCCAACCTGCTTCATACGTTTTTTCCCTTCTTTCTGCTTTTCCAAAAGCTTGCGCTTTCTTGTTATATCGCCTCCGTAGCACTTGGCTGTTACGTCCTTGCGGACCGCTTTGACCGTTGTCCGTGCAATGATGCGGCTTCCAATGGCTGCCTGAATTGCAACCTCGAACATTTGACGCGGGATGAGATCCTTTA from Rhodothermaceae bacterium carries:
- a CDS encoding potassium channel protein: MAPVLDSPGNSHEQLPKRAEVVYAVLFLVFWMVVGTLGYAFLENWSLLDGLYMAFITLTTIGYTEVHDLSHTGRIFTIVFGLVGIGAAGVVSYRSARLLIAGTVIRKRRRMYKIRHMNDHYIICGYGRVGRDLTNALLRAKKTLVVLDKDESITEHLNENGIYAVAGDAAHDSALLAAGIENAKGLITLLPDDAQNVYVTLVAREKNPELFILARASNAVNRQRILQAGASQVISPVQVGAERMAQVILRPHVDQFMSQVLQAEDLGLGMEQVVVQAGSKLAGKTLRQVDFRQSWETIVIAIIKKSDQKMHFYPKPDDLIEQEDILIVLGSIGMIERLANEGCKPQGQLSRKKG
- a CDS encoding L,D-transpeptidase; translation: MRLLCLLWISFLAPLAYAQGGGYIDQDAVADLLDLRFESLDHVPEVFYKYHVMENERGNSALARNAFYRIIGDGDTRLGSHRSMVVEMINRRLMQTYSVGDTIIYPTEFELDFRAYSPFPRYYPGGREFDKLFIMDKTIQAFAAYEYGQLMRWGIMNTGDPHETPTPYGRYNFNWREEYRVSSESPEDEPWEMYWVMNFHQSKGMHVHQYEMPTGGPLSHGCVRLVDADARWVYHWGDTWQTTSKSDGIASVGAKILKQGTTVLVIGQEPEGKPQLFDFGRRYPVLKRVQLPAHPYDVPPGTPQQVMFDKIRKS
- the lepB gene encoding signal peptidase I, with product MSESSEKKQRRKQRAAERAQRRGAPAEKKKKGPIREWLDAIVFAIIFMVILRAVFFDLFRIPTPSMEKSLLVGDYIVVSKIHYGMRSPITLGIPFTPIYLRGLELPWTRFPGFTSPKRFDTVVFNWPVDEGKPIDRKTYYIKRIIGMPGDTLSIVDKIVHVNSDTLFFKETREPFKDTMQHLWFVYKEDPRVRLPSARLRELGISEAFPTMNPTIERIQATDAAAEAVADWDYVTEVRPVIRGARPNQGISLYPADANNSTDNFAPMVIPGKDMTVNLTAENWSAYQTVITDYEGQSASMDGDRILINGQVRDTYTFSQDYYFVMGDNRDNSEDSRFWGFVPMDHVVGRAVAVYFSWNSQGSPFLIGQIRGNRMFRAIQ